Part of the Lolium perenne chloroplast, complete genome genome is shown below.
CCCAAAAAAAATAAATTTGTATCAAATTGGAGCTAGTAACCAATCCCAACATAGAAGTAGTGAAAAAACTTATATAAACAAAAAATCTCAAATATCCTTCATCGTGAGACATATAACCATCACTATAAATAAGAACCAGGATTCCTACAGTAGTAATTAGTATTAACATAATAGAAGTAAGTGGGTCAATCAAGTATCCAAATTCTAAGGAAAAATCATTATTGACGGTCCAAGACCATAGGTACTGATAGATAGAACTTCCATTTATTTGTTGAATAGACAGTTGAATGGAGAATACCATAGCTATACTTAAGAATAAAACACTAGGAAAAGCCCATATGCGACGAAGATTTCTTGTTGCTGTCGGAATAAAAAAAAGGCCAAACCCCATTGACATAATAACTGGAAGTGGGAGAAGAGGGATTACCCATGCATATTGATATGTATGTTCCATAAGAAAAGAAATTGCAATTTTTACTTTAATTTTTCTATAAAAAAAAATTGTTTCCGATTCACCAAACCAATTCTTATCTCTTTCTGAAGGAATAAATAAAAAGAATAAGCAAAAATGAAGAATGGGTTTAATTAATTAAATTAAAAAAGTTAATCAAATAACTTCGTTACCTAGTTATTACCTAAATAAGGATATTTATTAAAATAAAAAAAAAGGTTGCATTTTTTTACTTTCTATTAATTTTGATATTTCTTTAAAACAAAGATGAAACAGCTCTCTTGTTTTGTAACTGATTAATCGAATTCCAATAAAAAGAAAACCCATGTTTATAATAAATTATCAAATAGTCGTTACTTCATATAGAACTGAAATCCTAATGACTATAATTACCTAAGTTTTAGAATGCCTTGTTTAAGAGACATGGAATACTATTCTGAACTTAATTAACTATTTTTATTTTCCCTTCTTTTTATCCACTCGTCTTATATAGGGGATAGGCTTCCATACCATATATCTATATATAGAGTATACTTTACTATATAAATATATATAAATAGATTTAAACGGAAAACCTTTCTATATATTCTATATTATTAAAACAAAGTAAAAAATAATTCAGAATTTCAGTATCTTTCAATATCTGAGTATAAATACCAAAGATGTCTTTCACATACAACTAGAAAAAAGTAATTTCCTTTTTGAATGGCAGTTCCAAAAAAACGTACTTCAATGTCAAAAAAGCGTATTCGTAAAAATATTTGGAAGAAAAAGACTTATTTTTCCATAGTACAGGCTTATTCTTTAGCAAAATCAAAATCATTTTCGAGTGGCAATGAGCATCCAAAACCAAAAGGTTTTTCTAGGCAACAAACAAACAAATAATAAGGTTTTGGAATAATATGAATTGACCTATCAAAAAATAATTCCAATTATTTAATATGAATAATTTGGATTAATTAATTAATTAATTAATGTACTTTTATGTGTCGAATTACTCAACACAAGATTCTTAGAACAAACCCCTCCTATATCCGCTATATGGAATAAAAGTTTTGGTATACTGTGTGCTAAGTATTCTTGATCAATAAACTTTTCCTAATAGAATTCTCATATTTTATTATGAGAATTCTATTAGGAAAAGTGGAGTCTTCTTGCAATAAAACTTACCACTTACATCTATTTTCTCCAAAATAATTGGTTTAAGGTTAGTAAATCCTATTAATAAGAGCATAAAGACTTTCATTCTTTAAATTTTGTTCAATCAAAATAAAATGGAAAAAATTTAATTTTAGGGAGAAACTAATTAGAAAAAAAAAATTAGTTCTATATTGCAACTTATAAAAGAGGAGTTCCAAGTCTTTCAAGCGGTGTTTCCATTAGGCAAAGCAAGAGTTTATTGTAAAAAAAAATCGCAACGATACTACATAAACGAAGTATATTTTAATGAAGACTCTAATGTTCCTAAATTTTATGGACTTTCCCAATTTCGACGATTCGCGAGATAATAGCTATTATTCTTTTAAGTTACCTATTATTTGAAGTTAGCCGCCATGGTGAAATTGGTAGACACGCTGCTCTTAGGAAGCAGTGCTCAAGCATCTCGGTTCGAATCCGAGTGGCGGCATTCTCGAAAAAGAATATAATAGATTATAAAATGGATTCAATTCGAAATTTACAATTTTGTAATGAGACCTTCCCCTTATGCTATTTGCAACTTTAGAACATATATTAAATCATATCTCCTTCTCAACCATTTCCATTGTGATTACGATTCATTTGATAACCTTATTAGTTCATGAACTTGGGGGATTACGTGATTCGTCAGAAAAAGGAATGATAGTTACTTTTTTCTCTATAACAGGATTCCTAGTTTCTCGCTGGGCTTCTTCGGGACATTTTCCATTAAGTAATTTATATGAGTCGTTGATCTTCCTTTCATGGGCTCTGTATATTCTTCATACCATTCCTAAGATACAGAACTCTAAAAATGATTTAAGCACAATAACTACGCCAAGTACTATTTTAACGCAAGGCTTTGCCACATCGGGTCTTTTAACTGAAATGCATCAATCCACAATACTAGTACCCGCTCTCCAATCTCAGTGGTTAATGATGCATGTCAGTATGATGTTACTAAGCTATGCAACTCTTTTGTGCGGATCCTTATTATCTGCCGCTATTCTAATCATTAGATTTCGAAATAATTTCTTTTTCTTTTCTAAAAAGAAAAAAAATGTTTTACTTAAAACATTTTTCTTTAGTGATTTCTATGTAAAAAGAAGTTCTTTAAAAAGCACCTCTGTCCCTTCATTCCCAAATTATTACAAATATCAATTAACGGAGCGTTTAGATTCTTGGAGTTATCGTGTCATTAGCCTAGGATTTACCCTTTTAACCATAGGTATTCTTTGTGGAGCAGTATGGGCTAATGACGCGTGGGGATCCTATTGGAATTGGGATCCTAAGGAAACTTGGGCATTTATTACTTGGACCATATTTGCAATTTATTTACATAGTAGAACAAATCTAAATTGGAAGGGTACGAATTCTGCACTTGTAGCTTCGATAGGATTTCTTATAA
Proteins encoded:
- the rpl32 gene encoding ribosomal protein L32, whose product is MAVPKKRTSMSKKRIRKNIWKKKTYFSIVQAYSLAKSKSFSSGNEHPKPKGFSRQQTNK
- the ccsA gene encoding cytochrome c heme attachment protein, which translates into the protein MLFATLEHILNHISFSTISIVITIHLITLLVHELGGLRDSSEKGMIVTFFSITGFLVSRWASSGHFPLSNLYESLIFLSWALYILHTIPKIQNSKNDLSTITTPSTILTQGFATSGLLTEMHQSTILVPALQSQWLMMHVSMMLLSYATLLCGSLLSAAILIIRFRNNFFFFSKKKKNVLLKTFFFSDFYVKRSSLKSTSVPSFPNYYKYQLTERLDSWSYRVISLGFTLLTIGILCGAVWANDAWGSYWNWDPKETWAFITWTIFAIYLHSRTNLNWKGTNSALVASIGFLIIWICYFGINLLGIGLHSYGSFILTSK